A part of Tachysurus vachellii isolate PV-2020 chromosome 4, HZAU_Pvac_v1, whole genome shotgun sequence genomic DNA contains:
- the fbxl3b gene encoding F-box/LRR-repeat protein 3 codes for MKRGQKRGDQQEDGGGPSLGFPETCKKLCIEGSGEQLQDQGSCDSESRVDWGCLPQEILLQIFQYLPLLDRAFASQVCRGWNEAFHMPELWRCFEFELNQPASSYLKATHPDLIKQIIKRHSNHLQYVSFKVDSSTESAEAACDILSQLVNCSLKTLGLISTARPSFMELPKSHFISALTVVFVNSKSLSSLKIDDTPVDDPSLKVLVANNSDTLKLLKMSSCPHVSPAGILCVADQCHGLRELALNYHLLSDELLLALSSERHVHLEHLRIDVVSENPGQMQFHTIKRSSWEAMVRHSPKFSLVMYFFLYEEEFGPFFCDEVPVTHLYFGRSVSKEVLGRVGMTCPRLIELVVCANGLRPLDEELIRIAERCQHLSAIGLGECEVSCSAFVEFVKMCGRRLSQLSIMEEVLVPDHKYGLDDIHWEVSKHLGRVWFPDMMPTW; via the exons ATGAAAAGAGGGCAGAAGAGAGGAGATCAGCAAGAGGATGGAGGAGGTCCAAGTCTTGGTTTCCCAGAAACCTGCAAAAAGCTTTGTATAGAGGGTTCTGGGGAACAGCTGCAAGATCAGGGGAGCTGCGACTCGGAGAGCAGAGTAGACTGGGGCTGCCTGCCTCAGGAGATCCTGCTGCAGATTTTCCAGTACCTGCCCTTGCTGGATCGGGCATTTGCCTCACAGGTGTGCAGGGGCTGGAACGAAGCATTCCACATGCCTGAGCTCTGGAGGTGCTTTGAGTTTGAGCTCAACCAACCTGCCAGCTCTTACTTGAAGGCCACACACCCAGACCTCATCAAGCAAATCATCAAGAGACACTCCAACCACCTTCAATATGTCAGTTTCAAG GTCGACAGTAGCACTGAGTCTGCAGAAGCAGCCTGTGATATCTTGTCTCAGCTGGTGAACTGCTCGCTCAAGACCTTAGGGCTTATATCCACAGCTAGACCCAGCTTCATGGAGTTGCCTAAG TCTCATTTCATCTCAGCCCTGACTGTGGTTTTCGTAAACTCCAAGTCCCTGTCCTCGCTGAAGATTGATGACACACCAGTAGATGATCCGTCACTCAAAGTTCTTGTAGCCAATAACAGCGACACCCTCAAGCTGCTGAAGATGAGCAGCTGCCCTCATGTCTCACCTGCAG GCATTCTTTGTGTGGCTGACCAGTGCCATGGCCTACGTGAGCTAGCACTAAACTACCATCTGCTGAGTGACGAGCTGCTACTGGCATTGTCATCTGAGCGTCACGTGCACCTAGAGCATCTACGGATTGATGTGGTGAGTGAGAACCCAGGGCAGATGCAGTTCCATACCATCAAGCGCAGCAGCTGGGAGGCAATGGTTCGCCACTCACCCAAGTTCAGCCTTGTCATGTACTTCTTTCTGTATGAGGAAGAGTTTGGGCCATTCTTCTGTGATGAAGTGCCTGTGACACACCTCTATTTCGGCCGCTCTGTGAGCAAGGAAGTGCTGGGCCGTGTGGGGATGACATGCCCTCGCTTGATTGAGCTAGTTGTGTGTGCCAATGGCCTGCGACCTCTTGATGAGGAGCTCATTCGAATTGCTGAGCGCTGTCAGCATCTGTCAGCCATTGGCCTAGGGGAGTGTGAAGTCTCCTGCAGCGCATTTGTGGAGTTTGTGAAGATGTGCGGCCGCcgtctctctcagctctctatTATGGAAGAGGTGTTAGTCCCTGACCACAAATATGGCCTGGACGACATCCACTGGGAGGTGTCAAAGCATTTGGGCCGTGTTTGGTTCCCTGATATGATGCCCACCTGGTAG